Proteins from a genomic interval of Desulfuromonadaceae bacterium:
- a CDS encoding MBL fold metallo-hydrolase: protein MLIVPPFFVEHEYGGCRISCLVTGEHWKQNAYIVTDKASTNTIVIDPGDRADLIIEHISAVNGTLTHILLTHPHHDHVGAVSQLSDHYGLACELHKQDIRLLMQAPMYAMSFAKKKMGAISRFQAFEELIISHKGLNLRSLHTPGHTKGSTCYFFEESGFVFTGDTIIYQYIGRTDLPGSSLPALNDSINSLFAELPDKTVIFPGHGKPWRVKDAKEWWNQVFISPPQHNQFIHM, encoded by the coding sequence ATGCTAATCGTTCCACCATTTTTCGTAGAACATGAATATGGCGGCTGTCGTATTTCCTGTCTTGTCACCGGAGAGCATTGGAAACAGAACGCCTATATCGTCACCGATAAAGCATCGACCAACACGATAGTTATCGATCCGGGCGATAGGGCTGATCTTATTATCGAGCACATTTCAGCCGTTAATGGGACATTGACGCATATTCTGTTGACTCACCCTCATCATGATCATGTTGGTGCGGTGTCGCAACTTTCGGATCACTATGGTCTGGCATGTGAGCTGCACAAACAGGACATTCGACTTTTAATGCAGGCCCCTATGTATGCAATGTCTTTTGCAAAGAAAAAAATGGGGGCTATCTCTCGTTTTCAGGCGTTTGAAGAGCTTATCATAAGCCATAAAGGTTTAAATCTACGGTCACTTCACACCCCTGGTCACACAAAAGGGAGTACCTGTTATTTTTTTGAGGAATCTGGTTTTGTTTTTACAGGTGACACAATAATTTATCAATATATTGGGCGGACTGATTTGCCGGGCAGCAGTTTGCCAGCGCTAAATGACTCCATTAATAGTCTGTTTGCTGAACTCCCTGACAAGACAGTAATTTTCCCTGGTCACGGTAAGCCATGGAGAGTGAAGGACGCTAAAGAATGGTGGAATCAAGTGTTCATATCTCCCCCTCAGCATAACCAGTTTATCCATATGTAA
- a CDS encoding ketoacyl-ACP synthase III: MNVKILDIEYVLPENVVTNNDLHNENPNWDMRNVEIKSGVLQRHIAKEGETSFDLAARACNKLFQDGRHDKTEIDAIIFCTQTPDYVMPSNAFLLHEYLNLNENVLAFDYNLACSGYVYGLAIARALILAGTATKVLLATGDTYSRYINSGDRSARVLFGDGAAVSLITASDAEDGIVDVMLATSGKNHRKFYIPAGGCRLSKVVNPAVEIDGSGNIRTANDIHMDGMAVWSFIQSTVPKQIRSLMEKHGLSAEDIDQFVFHQASKMTLEALTKSLRLNESKVYMNLSQTGNLVSASLPVALKNAMAEGRIQPGNLILMSGFGVGLSWGSLLMKV, from the coding sequence ATGAATGTAAAAATTCTTGACATTGAATATGTACTGCCAGAAAACGTTGTTACGAATAACGATCTACATAATGAAAATCCAAATTGGGATATGCGGAATGTAGAAATAAAGTCAGGTGTGTTACAGAGGCATATTGCAAAAGAGGGTGAAACTTCTTTTGACCTAGCTGCACGGGCCTGTAACAAACTATTTCAGGATGGACGTCATGACAAAACGGAGATAGATGCAATCATATTTTGTACCCAAACTCCCGATTATGTCATGCCGTCCAATGCCTTTCTGTTGCATGAATACTTGAATCTGAATGAAAATGTGTTGGCATTCGATTACAACTTAGCATGTTCCGGTTACGTTTATGGATTGGCAATAGCACGGGCGCTTATTTTGGCAGGAACCGCCACAAAGGTCTTGCTGGCCACAGGGGACACCTATTCGCGTTATATCAATTCTGGAGATCGTTCAGCACGGGTGCTCTTTGGCGACGGGGCTGCTGTCTCACTCATTACTGCCAGCGATGCAGAAGATGGAATTGTCGATGTAATGCTAGCGACCTCTGGCAAGAACCACCGCAAGTTTTATATCCCCGCGGGAGGGTGCCGACTTTCGAAGGTCGTTAATCCAGCTGTTGAAATCGATGGAAGCGGCAACATCCGCACTGCCAACGATATTCACATGGACGGCATGGCGGTTTGGAGTTTCATTCAGTCCACGGTGCCTAAGCAAATTCGGAGTTTGATGGAAAAGCATGGTCTCTCTGCTGAGGATATTGATCAATTTGTTTTCCATCAGGCGAGCAAAATGACCCTTGAGGCTTTAACCAAATCCTTGCGGTTGAATGAAAGCAAAGTGTATATGAACCTTTCCCAAACCGGAAATCTCGTTTCTGCGTCATTACCGGTCGCACTCAAGAACGCAATGGCCGAGGGGCGAATTCAACCAGGGAATTTGATTCTTATGTCCGGTTTTGGTGTTGGGCTCTCTTGGGGATCGCTGTTGATGAAGGTTTAA
- a CDS encoding long-chain fatty acid--CoA ligase, whose product MAAIETIINRMSAKVASPALHWQGREYTYHEFSAMIEMWDTRLREYGVSAGVVCGFLGEYSPQVCALIFSLMKAKAILVPFTSAIEHELPEFIKLAGVTCLFRFGTDDTWTFETCPNPAQNNLVKTFSEREVPGLIVFTSGSTGKPKGILQDCERVMHKFVDERRGWRTLLFLMMDHFGGFNTLLSTFAYSGTGICLPDRNPETVCRVIEQSRATLLPVTPTFINLLIASRCYRQYDLSSIKLITYGTEVMPATTLNLAKEIFPNAQIKQTYGLSELGVLRSKSEGDDSVWVQIGGTGFETKIVDDILWIRSEANMVGYLNAPTPFDADGWMCTGDHVEVRGDYMRILGRKSEMINVGGQKVFPSEIENVLLQADNIQDVTVFGVPHPVMGYVVKARISLYEPEEQFSLVERLRKFCMERMARYKVPVKYEIVNDSEHRNQRFKKIRKETLQQE is encoded by the coding sequence ATGGCTGCAATTGAAACAATAATCAACCGGATGAGCGCTAAGGTTGCTTCCCCTGCTCTTCATTGGCAAGGACGAGAATACACTTATCACGAATTTTCGGCGATGATCGAAATGTGGGATACCCGGCTTCGCGAGTATGGTGTGTCAGCTGGTGTTGTCTGCGGGTTTCTTGGAGAGTATTCTCCGCAGGTGTGTGCCCTTATTTTTTCACTTATGAAGGCTAAAGCCATCCTTGTGCCTTTTACATCTGCTATTGAACATGAATTGCCTGAGTTTATTAAACTTGCTGGAGTCACGTGTTTATTCCGGTTCGGAACGGATGACACCTGGACGTTTGAGACCTGCCCTAACCCTGCTCAGAATAATCTGGTAAAAACTTTTAGTGAGAGGGAAGTGCCCGGTTTGATCGTATTCACCTCAGGTTCCACCGGCAAACCTAAAGGTATATTGCAGGATTGCGAACGGGTCATGCACAAGTTTGTTGACGAACGACGTGGATGGCGAACCCTGCTCTTCTTGATGATGGATCATTTCGGCGGATTCAATACTCTGCTCTCCACCTTTGCCTACAGCGGAACCGGTATCTGTTTGCCGGATCGAAATCCGGAAACGGTCTGCCGCGTTATTGAACAATCTCGTGCCACCCTCCTCCCTGTGACCCCTACTTTTATCAATCTCTTGATCGCCTCGCGCTGTTACAGGCAATACGACCTGTCTTCGATCAAGCTGATTACCTACGGTACTGAAGTTATGCCGGCAACCACGCTTAATCTGGCGAAAGAGATCTTCCCTAACGCTCAGATCAAACAGACCTACGGATTGTCGGAACTCGGTGTGTTGCGATCAAAATCTGAAGGGGATGACTCTGTCTGGGTGCAAATCGGCGGCACCGGGTTTGAAACGAAGATTGTGGACGATATCCTCTGGATCAGATCTGAAGCCAATATGGTCGGTTATCTGAACGCGCCAACCCCCTTCGATGCTGATGGATGGATGTGTACCGGAGATCACGTCGAGGTGCGTGGTGATTACATGCGCATTCTTGGCCGTAAATCGGAGATGATCAATGTTGGAGGGCAAAAGGTCTTCCCCTCCGAGATAGAGAATGTCCTGCTACAGGCTGACAATATTCAAGATGTCACGGTTTTTGGTGTTCCTCATCCGGTTATGGGGTATGTCGTTAAAGCCAGGATCTCCCTGTATGAACCCGAGGAACAATTTTCATTGGTCGAGCGGCTGCGTAAGTTTTGTATGGAAAGAATGGCAAGGTACAAAGTCCCGGTTAAATATGAAATAGTGAATGATTCTGAGCACCGCAATCAAAGATTCAAGAAAATACGTAAAGAGACATTACAACAAGAATAA
- a CDS encoding GNAT family N-acetyltransferase: MILKGKLVTLRPITENDANMTFAWRHSDRAKLLQRGSNTIDEQRAWINAKLKTDELNFIIEYKDKPVGMIALLDINDTHKSVQMGRLLIGDEGWVANAPVAFEADLLLCDYAFDILKMHKIYGDVMEENDGMLRTRYYLGYKKDGLLRDHYNYDGVYKNTVAVSLLEDEYRKTCRPRLMQLISVFSKYC, encoded by the coding sequence ATGATACTCAAGGGGAAACTAGTAACTCTTCGGCCAATAACTGAAAATGATGCCAATATGACTTTCGCCTGGAGGCACAGTGATCGTGCGAAATTACTGCAGCGGGGCTCAAATACTATTGATGAACAGCGAGCATGGATTAATGCAAAGCTTAAAACCGATGAGCTTAACTTCATAATAGAATATAAAGATAAACCTGTCGGTATGATTGCTTTGCTCGACATAAATGATACCCATAAGTCTGTCCAGATGGGGAGACTGCTCATTGGCGATGAAGGGTGGGTCGCGAATGCACCTGTCGCTTTTGAGGCGGATCTTCTCCTTTGTGATTATGCTTTTGATATTTTGAAAATGCATAAAATATATGGCGATGTCATGGAAGAGAATGATGGCATGTTAAGAACTCGTTACTATCTTGGTTATAAAAAAGATGGTTTGTTACGTGACCATTATAATTATGACGGCGTCTACAAAAATACAGTTGCAGTGTCGTTGCTCGAAGATGAATACAGGAAAACATGCCGACCAAGGCTTATGCAGTTAATATCAGTATTCTCAAAATATTGTTAG
- a CDS encoding FdtA/QdtA family cupin domain-containing protein, producing the protein MGIEKCKAIELPKITDPRGNLTFIEAGRHVPFAIQRVYYLYDVPGGAERGGHAHKDLHQLIIAMSGSFDVVLDDGNNKKRFHLNRSYYGLYVCPMIWRELDNFSSGSVSMVLASNYYEESDYLRDYQEFLTAVEVKR; encoded by the coding sequence GTGGGTATAGAAAAATGCAAAGCTATAGAGCTTCCGAAAATTACCGATCCACGCGGCAACCTGACCTTCATTGAGGCCGGTCGACATGTCCCCTTTGCCATTCAGCGGGTTTACTATCTTTATGACGTCCCCGGCGGTGCCGAACGCGGCGGTCATGCCCATAAAGATCTACATCAACTCATCATCGCCATGTCAGGGAGCTTTGATGTGGTACTGGATGACGGGAACAATAAAAAACGTTTTCACCTGAACCGCTCCTACTATGGACTCTATGTCTGCCCGATGATCTGGCGCGAACTCGATAACTTCTCTTCTGGCTCCGTCAGCATGGTCCTGGCCTCAAATTATTACGAAGAGTCCGACTATTTACGGGATTATCAGGAATTTCTGACAGCTGTCGAGGTGAAACGATGA
- a CDS encoding DegT/DnrJ/EryC1/StrS family aminotransferase, with protein sequence MNVPFLDLKGTYAELQTELDAAHQRVMESGWYVLGQEVEAFEDEFAAYCGTKFCIGVGNGLDALHLILRGYDIGRGDEVIVPTNTYIATWLAVSYAGATPVPVEPDLTTCNLDPRFLEAAITPQTKAIIAVHLYGQPAAMDAINAIASHHRLKVIEDAAQAHGARYNGCRTGNLGDAAGFSFYPGKNLGAFGDGGAITTNDDTLAERVRTLRNYGSKVKYYNEIKGYNSRLDELQAAFLRVKLNHLDEWNQRRGEIARRYLTELEGLPGLSLPHVTTATKPVWHLFVVQSCKRDALQKYLNSNGIQTMIHYPIPPHLSEAYAKEFRPDQFPVAEQLAATVLSLPMGPHLSLAVADRVIEVVKAGA encoded by the coding sequence ATGAACGTCCCCTTCCTCGACTTGAAGGGCACCTACGCGGAACTGCAGACAGAACTCGATGCCGCGCACCAACGGGTGATGGAGTCGGGCTGGTATGTTCTTGGCCAGGAAGTCGAGGCTTTTGAGGACGAATTTGCTGCCTACTGCGGCACGAAATTCTGCATCGGGGTCGGTAATGGCCTCGATGCACTGCATCTGATCTTGCGCGGGTACGATATCGGTCGTGGTGATGAGGTGATCGTTCCGACCAATACCTACATTGCAACTTGGCTGGCTGTGAGTTACGCGGGGGCCACTCCGGTACCGGTAGAACCAGACCTTACGACTTGCAATCTTGATCCGCGTTTCCTGGAAGCAGCAATTACCCCTCAGACCAAGGCGATCATCGCAGTACACCTATATGGTCAGCCAGCAGCGATGGATGCAATCAATGCGATTGCGTCCCATCATCGTCTCAAAGTGATTGAGGATGCGGCCCAGGCCCATGGTGCACGGTATAATGGCTGTCGCACCGGCAACCTCGGCGACGCGGCGGGGTTCAGCTTCTATCCTGGTAAGAACCTCGGGGCGTTCGGCGATGGAGGGGCAATCACCACCAATGATGACACGCTGGCTGAACGGGTTCGCACCCTACGCAATTACGGCTCGAAAGTGAAGTACTATAACGAAATCAAGGGTTACAATTCGCGACTTGATGAGCTACAGGCAGCATTCCTCCGGGTGAAGTTGAACCACCTTGACGAATGGAATCAACGGCGAGGTGAAATCGCGAGGCGCTATTTGACAGAGCTGGAAGGGCTCCCAGGCCTGTCCCTTCCGCATGTTACGACTGCGACCAAGCCTGTTTGGCATCTCTTTGTTGTGCAGAGTTGCAAGCGGGATGCTCTTCAAAAATACCTTAACTCTAATGGCATCCAGACGATGATCCATTATCCGATCCCACCACACTTGAGTGAAGCTTATGCTAAAGAGTTTCGCCCCGATCAATTCCCTGTGGCGGAACAATTGGCTGCCACAGTCCTGAGTTTGCCAATGGGCCCCCACCTCTCACTTGCCGTTGCCGACCGAGTCATCGAAGTGGTCAAAGCGGGCGCCTGA
- a CDS encoding oligosaccharide flippase family protein: protein MLKSIGKSSVGMVANLIFGAVAMKIIAVMLGPSGVGLFSLLRQAQKTATTLVSFGGETALIQGLASRNEEERGLYAFNALIFFIVGAVAVSAIFVCFAPQLAVLIIGTQEQQTVTMVRWLAVPAVIGGAVVFLKGILNGFRAIGRLAVVDVTIVAVTLALVFPAARLVAAGHGVAFVALLSAGLAAGAVYALLMVWHGRWLHLFGGESCRYDPASKRHFFRIGSVTLITGLAGAGSILAVRAVIVHHVGLSGAGIFDVAWTISTMYLMVILTSFNAYYLPNLSALSDTGGRNDLIRKMMLVSIGLSVPLIVSVVALRPFIVSLLYTNEFSPALKMLRWMLIGDYFKVTSWVLSTSMVAYADMKTFFLSEVVWSLLFFVLSFVIVLHFSEIELLGLIFSVLYFAYFIFNIYYVRIRFDVVLSPSIYVTLSLGLLLVLIASVVCWDDTTVDLTKTAMLITVSTAPVLWTLIRRMRGAHV from the coding sequence ATGCTGAAGTCGATCGGTAAATCCAGCGTCGGTATGGTGGCGAATCTGATCTTCGGAGCCGTGGCCATGAAGATCATTGCCGTCATGCTGGGCCCATCTGGAGTCGGCTTGTTCTCTTTACTGAGGCAGGCGCAAAAGACAGCTACGACCTTGGTCAGTTTCGGGGGAGAGACGGCGCTGATCCAGGGGTTGGCCAGCCGGAATGAGGAGGAGCGGGGGCTTTATGCCTTTAACGCGCTGATCTTCTTTATCGTGGGCGCGGTGGCGGTCTCCGCGATCTTTGTCTGCTTTGCCCCGCAACTGGCAGTCCTGATCATCGGTACCCAGGAACAACAGACGGTCACGATGGTGCGCTGGCTGGCTGTTCCGGCAGTTATTGGTGGAGCGGTCGTCTTTTTGAAGGGGATCCTTAACGGTTTTCGGGCCATCGGCAGGTTGGCCGTCGTTGATGTGACCATTGTCGCAGTAACGCTGGCGTTGGTATTTCCGGCAGCCAGGTTGGTGGCTGCTGGCCACGGAGTCGCATTTGTTGCCTTGTTGAGCGCAGGGTTGGCTGCTGGTGCCGTGTACGCACTTTTGATGGTCTGGCACGGGCGTTGGCTGCACCTGTTCGGCGGTGAATCCTGCCGCTACGATCCTGCTTCAAAACGCCATTTCTTCCGGATCGGCAGCGTGACCCTGATCACGGGACTGGCCGGAGCTGGATCAATCTTGGCCGTGCGTGCGGTAATCGTCCATCATGTCGGCCTGTCCGGCGCTGGGATATTCGATGTCGCATGGACAATCAGCACGATGTACTTGATGGTCATACTTACCTCTTTCAACGCCTATTATCTCCCAAACCTGAGCGCTTTGTCCGATACGGGCGGTCGGAATGACCTGATCCGGAAAATGATGCTGGTATCGATCGGCTTGTCGGTGCCGCTGATTGTCTCCGTGGTCGCGCTCAGACCGTTTATAGTTTCCCTGCTCTATACGAATGAATTTTCCCCTGCTCTGAAGATGTTGCGGTGGATGCTAATCGGTGATTATTTTAAGGTGACAAGCTGGGTGCTGTCGACTTCGATGGTGGCTTACGCCGATATGAAGACTTTCTTCCTGTCGGAGGTTGTGTGGAGCCTGCTCTTTTTTGTGCTGTCTTTCGTCATAGTTCTTCATTTCAGTGAGATAGAACTGCTTGGGCTAATTTTTTCGGTGCTTTATTTTGCTTATTTTATATTCAATATTTATTACGTCAGGATCAGATTTGATGTGGTCTTGTCGCCAAGCATTTATGTTACTTTGTCGCTCGGTTTGCTGCTGGTTCTGATCGCTTCCGTTGTTTGCTGGGATGACACAACCGTCGATTTGACAAAAACCGCGATGCTGATAACGGTTTCCACGGCTCCGGTGTTGTGGACGCTTATCAGGAGAATGCGAGGTGCTCATGTCTGA